A single region of the Pseudomonas granadensis genome encodes:
- a CDS encoding BrnA antitoxin family protein, translating to MRDEYDFSPGKRGAVAPNKGKTRITIMLDDAVIEAARTAAEHEGFGYQTVINNTLRQALLDTARQQQPDDSGLSGQFRKGITASDLKSLERKLSAAIGEIRRVLEPDVKH from the coding sequence GCGGCGCAGTGGCGCCCAACAAAGGCAAGACCCGCATCACCATCATGCTGGATGACGCGGTAATCGAAGCGGCGCGTACGGCTGCGGAACATGAGGGGTTCGGCTATCAGACGGTCATCAACAACACGCTGCGCCAAGCCTTGCTCGACACCGCCCGCCAGCAACAGCCGGATGATTCAGGCCTGAGCGGGCAATTCAGAAAAGGCATTACGGCCAGTGATTTGAAGAGTCTGGAAAGGAAGCTTTCAGCCGCGATCGGCGAAATCCGTCGCGTGCTCGAACCGGACGTCAAACATTAG
- a CDS encoding mechanosensitive ion channel family protein, with amino-acid sequence MLSLLTEHPLFSAFILILLDLGLWRLISSRGSEWKLLVRVVIFALFSVLLFNEGLNPMEPAPWAENVPLHLAATGLQIGWWLFGARTLTVLIGAVMMQRVGHTGRLLQDLLGAVIFLVAIIAALAYVLDLPVKGVLATSGALAIIVGLALQSTLSDVFSGIVLNTTKPYQLDDWISIDGTEGRVTDIDWRATRLQTSQGSMAVIPNSLAAKAKIINFSRPSNMFGVAVSVQVSPHARPSAVIEALERAMQGCRQLLDTPAPSVALKNSASAGAEYEISGFVASMGEKRVVRNQLFDLAYRHLQASGVNLLSSNETSIAPHLSRPRALLDSSPIFSTLREEEKDTFSQNMSLQTFRAGEIILAGGEVSDHLFIIESGVVSVTLKRHGATFESGRMGPGEVIGEAGILSDTALPADFSAKTFCALYRIEKSYLKPCLDARHDIHDAMQALLDFRLHKAQALTEEVPAVAPKRGFLQWLRNRA; translated from the coding sequence ATGCTGTCTCTGCTGACCGAACATCCGCTGTTTAGCGCGTTTATCCTGATCCTGCTCGATCTTGGTCTGTGGCGGTTGATCAGTTCCCGTGGCAGTGAGTGGAAGCTGTTGGTGCGGGTGGTGATTTTTGCGTTGTTCAGTGTGTTGCTGTTCAACGAAGGGCTCAATCCGATGGAGCCGGCGCCGTGGGCGGAGAATGTGCCGTTGCATCTGGCGGCGACCGGGTTGCAGATCGGTTGGTGGCTGTTTGGCGCACGAACGCTGACGGTGTTGATCGGTGCGGTGATGATGCAGCGGGTCGGGCATACCGGGCGGCTGTTGCAGGATCTGCTCGGGGCGGTGATTTTTCTGGTCGCGATCATTGCGGCACTGGCCTATGTGCTCGATCTGCCGGTCAAAGGCGTGCTGGCGACTTCTGGTGCATTGGCGATCATTGTCGGTCTGGCGTTGCAGAGCACGCTCAGCGACGTGTTCTCGGGGATTGTCCTTAACACCACCAAGCCTTATCAGCTGGATGACTGGATTTCCATTGACGGCACCGAGGGCCGGGTGACCGATATCGATTGGCGCGCCACGCGTCTGCAAACCAGCCAGGGCAGCATGGCGGTGATTCCCAACTCGTTGGCGGCCAAAGCCAAGATCATCAATTTCAGCCGGCCAAGCAATATGTTCGGCGTCGCGGTCAGCGTGCAGGTCAGCCCGCATGCGCGACCCAGTGCGGTGATCGAGGCGCTGGAGCGGGCGATGCAGGGTTGTCGGCAATTGCTCGACACGCCGGCACCGAGCGTGGCACTGAAAAACTCAGCCAGCGCTGGCGCGGAGTATGAAATCAGCGGGTTTGTCGCGTCGATGGGCGAGAAGCGTGTGGTGCGCAATCAGCTGTTCGATCTGGCGTATCGGCATTTGCAGGCGTCCGGAGTCAATCTGCTGTCGAGCAATGAAACCAGCATCGCGCCGCACTTGTCGCGCCCGCGGGCGTTGCTCGACAGTTCGCCGATCTTCTCGACCCTGCGCGAGGAAGAGAAGGACACCTTCAGCCAGAACATGAGCCTGCAAACCTTCCGCGCCGGCGAGATCATTCTGGCGGGCGGGGAGGTCAGCGATCATTTGTTCATCATCGAGTCCGGCGTGGTCTCGGTGACATTGAAGCGCCACGGCGCGACGTTCGAATCCGGACGCATGGGCCCCGGCGAGGTGATCGGCGAAGCGGGTATCCTGTCTGACACCGCGCTGCCGGCGGACTTCTCGGCGAAGACGTTCTGCGCCTTGTACCGCATTGAAAAGTCCTATCTGAAACCTTGTCTGGATGCCCGTCACGACATCCACGACGCAATGCAGGCCTTGCTCGATTTCCGCCTGCACAAGGCGCAAGCGCTGACCGAGGAAGTCCCCGCGGTTGCGCCAAAACGCGGCTTTCTGCAATGGCTGCGCAATCGCGCCTGA
- a CDS encoding arylamine N-acetyltransferase family protein, whose amino-acid sequence MSAPRLNHLKLYLQRLGFDSAPPATLETLRQLQWRHTGVFPFENLATIAGAPVLIDLPSIEQKILLGGRGGYCYELNHLFFALLLELGFDARAISGRVVMNQPEGSWTARTHRLSLVTIDGERYITDVGFGGMVPTAPLLLDTETEQATPHEPYRLEHQAGGYMLRANVAGEWRPMYLFDLQRQEDIDYTVGNWYVSTHPESPFTQRLMVARTGDGWRKTLNNGSFAIHHMGAESERREVTEVDELIDVLQREFGLDVSNLPRIRQALVRVMMPVAA is encoded by the coding sequence ATGAGCGCGCCACGCCTGAACCATCTGAAACTGTACCTGCAACGCCTGGGGTTCGATTCAGCGCCGCCCGCGACGCTGGAAACGCTGCGCCAATTACAGTGGCGTCATACCGGCGTGTTTCCCTTCGAGAATCTGGCGACTATCGCCGGCGCGCCAGTGCTGATCGATCTGCCGTCCATTGAACAGAAAATCCTGCTAGGTGGTCGCGGCGGTTATTGCTACGAACTCAATCATCTGTTCTTCGCGCTGTTGCTGGAGCTGGGCTTTGACGCACGGGCAATCAGCGGGCGCGTGGTGATGAATCAGCCCGAAGGCAGCTGGACGGCACGTACCCATCGTTTGAGCCTGGTGACAATCGACGGCGAGCGCTACATCACGGACGTCGGCTTCGGCGGCATGGTCCCCACCGCACCTTTACTGCTCGACACCGAAACCGAACAAGCGACCCCGCACGAACCCTATCGCCTCGAACACCAGGCCGGTGGCTACATGCTCCGTGCCAACGTGGCCGGCGAGTGGCGGCCCATGTACCTGTTCGACCTGCAACGTCAGGAGGACATCGATTACACCGTCGGCAACTGGTACGTCTCGACGCATCCGGAATCACCGTTCACTCAGCGGCTGATGGTTGCCCGTACTGGCGATGGCTGGCGCAAGACGCTGAACAACGGCAGCTTCGCTATCCATCACATGGGCGCGGAGAGTGAGCGGCGCGAGGTGACCGAGGTTGACGAGTTAATTGACGTGCTGCAACGCGAGTTTGGCCTTGATGTGAGTAATTTGCCGCGCATTCGCCAGGCACTGGTGCGGGTGATGATGCCTGTCGCAGCCTAA
- the xth gene encoding exodeoxyribonuclease III, giving the protein MKNLRIATFNVNGMRARLPNLLEWLKREQPDIVCLQELKSVDSAFPAAELEAAGYGAIWQGQASWNGVAILARDAQPLESRRGLPGDPDDTHSRYIEAAVHGVLVGCLYLPNGNPQPGPKFDYKLAWFERLITYAKDLQSGDHPVVLAGDYNVVPTDMDIYNTRSWLKDALLQPESRECYQRLLDQGWTDSLRHLYPEERIYTFWDYFRQHWQTNSGLRIDHLLLNPALSPYLHDAGVDAWVRNEPHASDHAPTWIRIGSRKKR; this is encoded by the coding sequence ATGAAAAACCTGCGGATCGCCACCTTCAACGTCAACGGCATGCGTGCGCGGCTGCCGAATCTGCTGGAATGGCTCAAGCGCGAGCAACCGGACATCGTTTGCCTGCAAGAGCTCAAATCGGTGGACAGCGCCTTTCCCGCCGCCGAGCTGGAAGCGGCCGGTTACGGCGCGATCTGGCAGGGCCAGGCATCGTGGAACGGCGTGGCGATTCTGGCGCGCGATGCGCAACCGCTGGAGAGTCGGCGCGGGCTGCCGGGCGACCCCGATGACACCCACAGCCGCTACATCGAAGCGGCGGTGCACGGCGTGCTGGTCGGCTGCCTGTATCTGCCCAACGGCAACCCGCAACCGGGGCCAAAATTCGATTACAAACTGGCGTGGTTCGAACGGCTGATCACCTACGCCAAAGACCTGCAAAGCGGCGATCATCCGGTGGTGCTGGCCGGCGACTACAACGTCGTGCCCACCGACATGGACATCTACAACACCCGCTCATGGCTCAAGGATGCCTTGCTGCAACCCGAGAGTCGCGAGTGCTACCAACGGCTGCTCGATCAAGGCTGGACCGATTCGCTGCGTCATCTGTATCCCGAGGAACGCATTTATACGTTCTGGGACTACTTTCGCCAGCACTGGCAGACCAACTCCGGCCTGCGCATCGATCATCTGCTGCTCAACCCGGCGCTGAGTCCGTATCTGCATGATGCCGGGGTAGACGCCTGGGTGCGTAACGAGCCGCATGCCAGCGACCATGCGCCCACGTGGATCCGTATTGGCTCGCGCAAGAAGCGCTGA